A genomic segment from Betaproteobacteria bacterium encodes:
- a CDS encoding glycosyltransferase yields MLYRHLCRQGVNAQMLVRVMEGNDDSTIGPVTRLGKWVSMLRDKSGVALQRLFGSDDGNTLSLNVLPSRWSAKINSMDVDVVNLQWVGQETLSIRDIGRIEKPVVWTSQDLWPISGARHYEYGYDDNHTSGHRSKAHANTSGERVSVAVDKWVKRRKQHAWNRGMSIVCPSRWMADQVKLSEVARSWHISVIPNVVDTGLFKPLRKQFCREVFNINTTKKLVTCGAYNLLRDLRKGGDLFISLLDKLASHAIASDIEICIFGQAEHPGNPKLPFRTHWIPRIYDQQTLALIYNLSDIVVVPSREDNLPQVGTEAQACGIPVAGFNCTGMPDVVDHRKTGYLAKPFDMDDMAHGIGWMLESRERYGALSSEARSRAVQLWSPQVVIPQYLKTFQEAVERCNSLKGINAQSLVSSD; encoded by the coding sequence TTGCTCTACCGTCATCTGTGCCGGCAAGGCGTGAACGCGCAAATGCTTGTTCGCGTGATGGAAGGAAATGACGATTCCACGATCGGGCCGGTTACGCGCCTAGGCAAATGGGTGTCCATGCTGCGCGATAAATCCGGGGTGGCATTGCAGCGGCTTTTCGGAAGTGATGACGGTAATACTTTGTCGCTGAACGTGCTGCCTTCCCGGTGGTCCGCGAAAATAAACAGCATGGATGTGGATGTAGTCAACCTGCAATGGGTTGGTCAGGAAACCTTGTCCATTCGCGATATCGGTAGAATCGAAAAGCCCGTGGTCTGGACATCGCAGGACCTTTGGCCGATTTCCGGTGCCAGACACTATGAGTACGGTTACGACGACAACCACACTTCCGGGCACCGGAGCAAAGCCCACGCAAATACCTCAGGGGAGCGGGTTTCGGTTGCGGTCGACAAGTGGGTTAAGAGGAGAAAGCAACATGCCTGGAATCGTGGCATGTCGATCGTTTGTCCCAGTCGATGGATGGCGGATCAAGTCAAATTGAGCGAGGTGGCGCGTTCATGGCATATAAGCGTTATTCCGAACGTTGTCGATACGGGATTGTTCAAACCCCTGCGAAAGCAGTTCTGCAGGGAGGTTTTCAATATCAATACGACCAAAAAACTGGTGACCTGCGGTGCCTACAACCTCCTCAGGGATTTGAGAAAGGGCGGCGATTTGTTCATATCCCTGCTCGACAAGCTTGCCTCCCATGCAATTGCGTCGGACATTGAGATCTGCATTTTCGGGCAAGCGGAGCACCCGGGAAATCCGAAGTTGCCATTCCGGACGCACTGGATTCCCCGGATATACGATCAGCAGACATTGGCCCTGATTTATAATCTGTCCGATATCGTTGTTGTTCCCTCGCGGGAGGACAACCTCCCGCAAGTCGGTACCGAGGCGCAGGCATGTGGCATTCCAGTCGCGGGCTTCAATTGCACAGGAATGCCCGACGTGGTCGACCACCGGAAAACCGGCTATCTGGCTAAGCCCTTTGATATGGACGACATGGCGCATGGCATCGGTTGGATGCTCGAATCCCGGGAACGTTATGGCGCGCTGAGCAGTGAAGCCCGCTCCCGAGCCGTGCAGCTATGGTCGCCTCAAGTCGTCATTCCCCAATATTTGAAAACCTTCCAGGAAGCCGTAGAACGGTGCAATTCCCTCAAGGGTATCAACGCACAATCACTCGTGAGTAGTGATTGA
- a CDS encoding class I SAM-dependent methyltransferase translates to MLALLRSLHQSTQHLDGEARHIIRLLRTTGTDAGVRVLDVGCGYGRMLRLMISSGWDAAGVEINPEIVEANRKAGLRCWTAEEFKQSTEQFDVILMAHVIEHFSPADLLAFMDSYLDRLKPGGRLIVATPLMSDYFYDDFDHVKPYQPTGILMVFGDGAAQVQYYARNRLALRDIWFRRSPLRISHSRSRYVRSPWRFALIALDFIAAVAYLVSARSIGKTNGWVGVFEKQISAKP, encoded by the coding sequence ATGCTGGCCTTACTGCGATCTCTACATCAAAGCACACAACATCTGGATGGAGAGGCGCGTCACATCATTCGCCTGCTGAGGACGACGGGAACCGATGCGGGCGTGCGCGTGCTCGACGTCGGCTGCGGGTATGGGCGGATGCTTCGGCTGATGATCTCTTCGGGATGGGATGCCGCCGGTGTCGAAATAAATCCGGAGATCGTCGAAGCCAACCGCAAAGCCGGATTGCGTTGTTGGACGGCCGAGGAGTTCAAGCAGTCAACGGAACAGTTCGACGTCATCCTGATGGCCCATGTGATAGAGCATTTCAGCCCCGCCGATCTGCTGGCCTTCATGGATTCCTACCTGGATCGCCTCAAGCCGGGCGGACGGTTGATCGTAGCGACCCCGCTCATGAGCGACTATTTCTACGATGATTTCGATCACGTCAAGCCGTATCAACCGACCGGGATTCTGATGGTATTCGGCGATGGAGCCGCCCAGGTCCAGTACTACGCTCGCAACAGACTCGCGTTGCGTGACATCTGGTTCCGGCGCAGTCCGCTGCGCATAAGCCATTCCCGCTCGCGTTACGTCCGCTCGCCGTGGAGATTTGCCCTGATCGCGTTGGATTTCATTGCCGCAGTCGCATACCTGGTCAGCGCCCGGTCGATCGGCAAGACCAACGGCTGGGTTGGCGTTTTCGAGAAGCAGATCAGCGCCAAGCCATGA
- a CDS encoding ABC transporter ATP-binding protein, which translates to MANIESDPLIVAQPIATVRQFLLQFMGAYKTAAFLGAAVAMSLLDLFGIAIIFPYLQVATSTGTQTEQRVLDWLPNSLSSLDRGSLLLMLSAILIALYVFKSALQVILTRYQYKALSQLTAVLTDDMVSHILRARYATFQKTATSELVGVAYSNTVHATNAFQALTQVLNEALFLGLLLIAFLVAQPMLAILSIFVLALLCAVIYFGVIRRTTALGVALTRIENIRYRLLFSIVSAIRDINIMGLGKLFDDRNREVSAQYAEVAWRHNLNGALPRLAIELVVLVGLVAIASAYILLQLPIEKIAPMIGVAAIASVRTVPGFSRLISSINTYRFSKPVVERLMSVRTNLVAAESRRHDDSLQFNKVIELRGVGFHYGAMQTLSNVNLTIKRGQSIGIVGPSGSGKTTLLDLITGLQPAVEGEFFCDGKLFDPFRSKSIRSMIGYVPQSITLLDESIAFNISFEHQPNPERLQRALRVANLEKFISSIPEGVETLVGENGLRLSGGQRQRIGIARALYRDPAILVFDEATSSLDTISERELTSEIDQLHGHITMIIVTHRLSTIVGCDRIYILSKGTIMASGTHEELLAKSSLYGQLSTSRE; encoded by the coding sequence ATGGCAAATATTGAGAGTGACCCGCTCATCGTCGCGCAACCCATAGCCACCGTGCGGCAGTTCCTCCTGCAGTTCATGGGTGCGTATAAGACAGCTGCCTTTCTTGGGGCGGCAGTGGCAATGTCGTTACTTGATTTGTTCGGCATCGCCATAATCTTTCCTTACCTTCAAGTGGCCACTAGCACAGGCACACAAACGGAACAAAGAGTTCTCGATTGGCTACCAAATTCGCTATCTTCCCTAGACCGCGGCAGCTTGTTACTAATGCTGAGTGCCATACTGATCGCGCTCTATGTCTTCAAAAGTGCATTGCAGGTCATATTGACGCGGTATCAGTACAAGGCGCTATCCCAGTTGACTGCCGTCCTCACGGACGACATGGTTTCCCACATCTTGCGGGCAAGATATGCGACTTTCCAAAAGACCGCCACTTCTGAGCTAGTCGGAGTTGCTTATTCGAACACGGTGCACGCGACGAATGCTTTTCAAGCTCTGACGCAAGTGCTGAACGAAGCACTCTTCCTGGGCTTATTGTTAATCGCCTTCCTTGTTGCGCAGCCTATGCTCGCCATTCTGTCCATATTTGTGTTGGCTTTGCTTTGTGCAGTTATCTATTTTGGGGTCATTCGCAGAACTACGGCTCTTGGGGTCGCATTGACTCGTATTGAAAATATCCGCTACAGGTTGCTCTTCTCGATTGTCAGCGCCATTCGCGATATCAATATCATGGGACTCGGAAAACTGTTTGACGATAGGAACAGAGAAGTGTCCGCACAATATGCAGAAGTCGCCTGGCGCCATAACCTCAACGGGGCGCTACCGCGCTTAGCTATTGAGCTTGTCGTGCTAGTAGGGTTGGTAGCTATCGCTTCTGCATACATTTTGCTTCAACTGCCCATTGAGAAAATTGCCCCGATGATTGGCGTAGCGGCAATAGCATCGGTCCGCACTGTACCGGGATTTTCCCGGTTAATTAGCTCTATAAATACCTATCGTTTCTCGAAACCCGTTGTTGAACGACTAATGTCAGTGCGAACCAATTTGGTTGCGGCAGAAAGTAGGCGGCATGACGACTCGCTCCAATTCAACAAAGTAATTGAACTTCGTGGTGTCGGATTCCACTACGGTGCAATGCAGACGCTTTCCAACGTTAATTTGACGATCAAGCGTGGGCAATCGATCGGCATTGTTGGTCCTTCCGGCTCTGGAAAAACCACGCTATTGGACCTTATTACCGGACTCCAACCCGCGGTCGAAGGTGAATTCTTCTGCGACGGAAAATTGTTCGATCCATTTCGCAGTAAGTCCATACGATCGATGATCGGGTATGTGCCGCAATCGATTACTCTGCTAGACGAGTCGATTGCGTTCAATATTTCATTCGAACACCAGCCAAATCCTGAGCGCTTGCAGCGAGCACTTCGCGTTGCCAACTTGGAAAAATTCATTTCATCGATTCCTGAGGGAGTGGAGACCTTGGTAGGCGAGAACGGTTTGCGGCTATCCGGAGGCCAAAGGCAAAGAATTGGAATCGCTCGCGCACTGTATCGCGATCCTGCGATTCTAGTTTTTGACGAGGCCACCAGCTCATTAGACACCATATCCGAGCGAGAATTGACGTCAGAAATCGATCAATTGCACGGACACATCACCATGATAATTGTTACCCATCGGCTGTCGACGATCGTCGGTTGCGATCGTATTTACATACTTTCTAAAGGGACAATCATGGCCAGTGGCACACACGAAGAGCTACTCGCAAAAAGTTCTCTGTACGGACAATTAAGCACTTCTCGAGAATAA
- a CDS encoding FkbM family methyltransferase, whose protein sequence is MKEAIKNLLRKAGFQIGRYAVQTSTAAQLQCLLQYAGIDLIIDVGANSGQYAMALRAHGYRGRIVSFEPLAGAHAQLQKAARGDAHWQVAQRMALGDAEGEVTIRVAGNSQSSSVLDMLSEHESAAPGSRFIGSELSPLRRVDQVAGDYMQGMQSVLLKIDTQGYEDRVLRGATGIMNRISAIQVELSLVPLYAGQLLFDEMRREIESLGYVLFAIFPGYVNQNTGQTVQVDGFFVRKSIASGS, encoded by the coding sequence ATGAAGGAAGCCATCAAGAACTTACTCCGTAAAGCAGGTTTCCAGATTGGCCGTTATGCGGTGCAGACCTCGACCGCCGCGCAGCTACAGTGCCTACTGCAATATGCTGGTATAGATCTGATAATCGACGTTGGTGCCAACAGCGGGCAATATGCCATGGCGCTCCGCGCTCATGGATACCGGGGCCGAATCGTCTCGTTCGAACCCTTGGCTGGCGCTCATGCACAACTGCAGAAAGCCGCTCGAGGCGATGCGCACTGGCAGGTTGCGCAGCGCATGGCTCTTGGCGATGCAGAAGGCGAGGTAACGATCCGGGTTGCGGGGAATTCGCAGAGCAGTTCCGTACTGGACATGCTTTCTGAACATGAATCGGCTGCACCCGGTTCCCGCTTCATAGGAAGCGAGTTGTCGCCTTTGCGTCGGGTCGACCAGGTCGCTGGAGACTACATGCAGGGAATGCAATCCGTGCTGCTCAAAATCGATACCCAGGGGTACGAAGATCGAGTCCTGCGTGGAGCTACGGGAATCATGAATCGCATCTCGGCGATTCAAGTCGAGCTATCTTTGGTTCCGCTCTATGCCGGACAGTTGTTGTTCGATGAAATGCGACGAGAAATAGAGTCTCTGGGCTACGTGCTGTTCGCAATATTCCCGGGCTATGTAAATCAGAACACCGGTCAAACGGTGCAGGTGGACGGGTTCTTCGTGCGCAAGAGCATTGCCTCGGGAAGTTAA
- a CDS encoding glycosyltransferase family 2 protein, giving the protein MNTAPICLFAYNRPVHLQRTIDALKSNRLASQSDLIIYCDGPKTFDDKAAVQEVRSIGRSVSGFKSLKVVEQAANLGLSRSVINGVTETCEAFGRVIVLEDDLVVSSSFLDYMNTALQIYEGDESVFSIHGYVFPVKIRLPETFFLLGADCWGWATWSRAWRQFEADGVELLQKLTRERLLRRFDFNGAYDYTGMLKQQIDGQINSWAIRWQASALLKGGLTLYPGRSLVRNIGFDETGTHSYATDEFDVEISHDPVRVERIPLREDTIAFEAFADYYRSIRPSFLRRAARWLMRKAR; this is encoded by the coding sequence TTGAATACAGCGCCCATCTGTTTGTTCGCATACAACCGCCCGGTGCACCTGCAGCGCACGATCGATGCGCTAAAGAGCAATCGTCTCGCTTCCCAGAGTGATTTGATAATCTATTGCGATGGTCCGAAAACTTTCGACGATAAAGCCGCGGTTCAGGAAGTGCGATCAATTGGCCGCTCCGTTTCGGGATTTAAATCGCTCAAGGTCGTGGAGCAGGCTGCGAATCTTGGTCTTTCGCGATCCGTCATAAATGGCGTCACGGAAACATGCGAAGCATTTGGCCGGGTGATAGTTCTCGAGGATGATCTGGTAGTGTCGTCCTCATTCCTGGATTACATGAATACGGCGCTGCAAATCTACGAGGGGGACGAAAGCGTATTCAGTATTCACGGTTATGTTTTCCCCGTTAAGATCCGCCTGCCCGAAACGTTCTTTTTGTTGGGCGCCGATTGCTGGGGCTGGGCGACCTGGTCCCGCGCGTGGCGACAATTCGAGGCGGACGGCGTCGAATTGCTCCAAAAGCTGACTCGCGAACGACTGCTTCGGCGTTTTGATTTCAATGGGGCGTACGACTATACCGGCATGCTCAAGCAACAGATCGACGGCCAAATCAACTCATGGGCCATCAGATGGCAGGCTTCGGCACTATTGAAGGGGGGACTGACGCTATACCCCGGGCGTTCACTGGTGCGGAATATCGGATTCGACGAGACCGGGACACACAGCTACGCGACCGACGAATTCGATGTGGAAATCTCGCATGATCCTGTTCGGGTCGAACGCATTCCGCTTCGCGAAGACACAATCGCATTCGAGGCGTTCGCAGATTATTATCGCTCCATTCGTCCGTCCTTTTTGAGGCGAGCGGCCCGATGGCTGATGCGAAAAGCCCGGTGA
- the pseI gene encoding pseudaminic acid synthase, translating to MRIASREVGNHAPPFVIAEMSGNHNQSLDRALEIVDAAAKAGAHAVKIQTYTADTMTLAVDGKGFQIEDRNSLWAGKSLYKLYEEAHTPWEWHEAIFDRGRKHGMICFSTPFDESAVVFLEKLNVPCYKVASFENTDIPLIRKIAATGKPMIISTGMATVAELDEAVNAARAAGCKDLVLLKCTSTYPATPENTNISTIPHMRELFQCQVGLSDHTMGTGVAVAAVALGATVIEKHFTLSRADGGVDSAFSLEPAEFATLVADTEQAWQALGRVSYGPTEAERESLKFRRSLYVTADISTGGLFDTSNVRAIRPGFGLPPKHLETFLGRRAARDIKRGTPLTWDMLAGYEKI from the coding sequence ATACGCATCGCTTCGCGAGAGGTCGGAAATCATGCTCCGCCTTTCGTTATCGCCGAAATGTCAGGCAATCACAATCAGAGTCTCGACCGCGCCCTCGAAATCGTTGATGCAGCTGCAAAGGCAGGCGCCCATGCAGTAAAGATTCAGACTTACACGGCTGATACGATGACACTCGCCGTCGATGGCAAAGGATTCCAAATCGAAGACCGGAACAGCCTATGGGCGGGGAAGTCGCTGTACAAGCTTTACGAGGAAGCTCATACGCCGTGGGAATGGCACGAAGCAATATTTGATCGCGGTCGCAAGCACGGGATGATCTGCTTCAGTACACCGTTCGACGAATCTGCAGTCGTCTTCCTCGAAAAACTGAATGTGCCTTGTTATAAGGTTGCCTCATTCGAGAATACGGATATACCGTTGATCAGAAAGATTGCCGCAACGGGCAAGCCGATGATTATCTCGACCGGAATGGCAACCGTCGCGGAGTTGGACGAGGCCGTGAATGCTGCGCGTGCCGCGGGTTGCAAGGATCTCGTGTTATTGAAGTGCACCAGCACCTATCCGGCCACACCGGAAAACACCAATATTTCCACGATTCCGCACATGCGCGAGCTCTTCCAATGCCAAGTGGGTCTTTCCGATCACACAATGGGTACTGGGGTCGCAGTAGCGGCAGTAGCGCTTGGTGCCACGGTCATCGAAAAGCATTTCACACTGTCACGTGCCGACGGTGGAGTGGATTCTGCATTTTCCCTGGAACCTGCCGAATTTGCCACGCTGGTGGCAGATACCGAGCAGGCATGGCAGGCTCTGGGTCGGGTTTCGTATGGGCCAACCGAGGCCGAAAGGGAATCGCTAAAATTCCGCCGCTCGTTGTATGTAACTGCGGATATCAGCACTGGCGGGCTATTTGATACCAGTAACGTACGCGCCATAAGACCAGGGTTCGGCCTTCCGCCCAAGCATCTGGAAACCTTCCTTGGTCGGCGCGCGGCGCGCGACATCAAGCGCGGAACCCCGTTAACCTGGGACATGCTTGCCGGTTACGAGAAGATATGA
- the rffA gene encoding dTDP-4-amino-4,6-dideoxygalactose transaminase, translating into MTTNKIPFYKPTLTGTEAAFVRRVVETGPYSGNGPIAKQCESLISKSMGTGTALLTPSCTAALEMAALLIDIEPGDEVIMPSFTFVSCANAFVLRGAVPVFVDVRPDTMNMDETRIEEAISSKTKAILIVHYGGVGCAPNRVREIADRHRIWLIEDAAQAIGARYKGDPLGTAGHLSTFSFHETKNLHCGEGGALVVNDKALLERAEIIREKGTNRKQFTLGLVDKYTWVDIGSSFLPGEISSAFLHAQLLSMDDVTRRRLRLWKLYDNGLKNESLEIMNPPAHCDHNGHLFFVKTRTREIRAKFIEYLRAKNIGASFHYIPLHSSPYGTKVGKHGVACPNTEDHAGRLVRLPLFTSLSNDEIQYVIETVNAFDQH; encoded by the coding sequence GTGACTACAAACAAAATCCCGTTTTACAAACCTACGTTGACAGGGACAGAAGCCGCCTTTGTGCGGCGAGTGGTCGAAACCGGGCCCTACAGCGGCAACGGCCCGATTGCGAAGCAATGCGAAAGCCTGATCAGCAAGTCGATGGGAACAGGAACCGCGCTACTGACCCCTTCCTGCACCGCCGCCCTGGAAATGGCCGCACTTTTGATCGACATTGAGCCCGGCGATGAAGTCATCATGCCCAGCTTCACGTTTGTGAGCTGTGCCAATGCCTTTGTGCTCAGGGGTGCGGTACCGGTATTCGTGGATGTCCGCCCCGATACCATGAACATGGATGAAACCAGGATCGAGGAGGCCATATCCAGTAAGACGAAGGCGATCCTCATCGTCCACTACGGTGGCGTCGGATGCGCGCCGAATCGCGTCAGGGAGATAGCGGACAGGCATCGCATCTGGCTTATCGAGGATGCGGCCCAGGCAATAGGTGCGCGCTACAAAGGCGATCCGCTGGGAACCGCGGGCCATCTTTCGACCTTCAGTTTCCACGAAACGAAGAATCTGCATTGCGGGGAAGGCGGGGCCTTGGTCGTCAATGACAAAGCTCTGTTGGAACGCGCGGAAATAATCAGGGAGAAAGGCACCAATCGCAAGCAATTCACGCTGGGCCTTGTCGACAAATATACCTGGGTCGATATCGGCTCGAGTTTTCTGCCCGGCGAAATAAGCTCCGCCTTTCTTCATGCGCAGTTGCTGTCCATGGACGATGTCACCAGGCGCCGCCTGCGATTATGGAAACTGTACGATAACGGGCTCAAGAACGAATCCCTCGAAATCATGAATCCTCCGGCGCATTGCGATCACAATGGCCACCTTTTCTTTGTGAAGACGAGAACTCGGGAAATCAGGGCGAAGTTCATTGAATATCTGCGGGCGAAGAATATTGGCGCTTCGTTTCACTACATTCCCCTGCATTCCTCTCCGTATGGCACGAAAGTCGGCAAGCATGGCGTTGCGTGCCCAAACACCGAAGATCACGCGGGACGATTGGTGAGATTGCCGTTGTTCACCAGCCTGTCGAATGACGAAATCCAGTATGTCATCGAAACGGTCAACGCTTTCGACCAACATTAG
- a CDS encoding class I SAM-dependent methyltransferase, whose translation MKDNLQLIERFMDYLINPTDCIDTYGRRYVDDLENIVIENHDFDVNTQQFADPQAQKWFELICSHFQFVSLEDMIAYVKAHERELDLANIRPRSTFHGETLYNSEPSFHTLKNESNSIDLNNEFQLKWSLRAIGDVPENEIYADSYELYMGSDRTNPWTYLVRREIMRGNIALEDPVICIGNRWLGEILYFRQNLGLRNTKGVDLVSSNPELVISADMHHLPFEDNSIKLIFARGVINKSYDVRLLAKEWLRVLRKDGFLIVETPGPYGYGVTRLGQTDIKSSKNLLRLFRGKIRRLIYCAEEKPYRIAYDVTNLIRIFIQVDKDGWGNTVKVEPFSRIRFRIYEFWRRYFLRARRKLHLIGILPART comes from the coding sequence ATGAAAGACAATCTACAATTGATCGAGCGATTTATGGATTACCTTATAAATCCGACAGATTGTATTGATACTTATGGCCGCAGATACGTCGATGACTTGGAAAATATAGTCATCGAGAATCATGACTTCGATGTCAATACCCAACAATTTGCGGATCCGCAAGCGCAAAAGTGGTTTGAATTGATTTGCTCCCATTTTCAGTTCGTAAGCCTCGAAGATATGATTGCTTACGTCAAGGCTCATGAGAGAGAACTGGATTTGGCCAATATTCGACCTCGTAGTACCTTTCACGGTGAGACGTTGTATAACTCGGAACCGTCTTTCCATACCCTCAAAAACGAAAGCAACTCGATTGATCTAAACAATGAGTTTCAACTTAAGTGGTCGTTGCGCGCCATAGGTGATGTACCGGAAAACGAAATATATGCTGATTCCTACGAGCTCTATATGGGATCGGACCGAACTAATCCATGGACATATCTAGTGCGCCGTGAAATTATGCGCGGAAATATTGCGCTAGAAGACCCGGTAATTTGTATTGGAAATCGTTGGCTCGGAGAAATCCTGTATTTTCGGCAAAATTTGGGTTTAAGAAACACCAAGGGAGTGGACTTAGTTTCATCTAACCCTGAGCTTGTAATTTCTGCAGATATGCATCATCTCCCTTTTGAAGACAATTCAATTAAGTTGATCTTTGCCCGCGGGGTAATTAATAAGTCTTACGATGTCCGCTTGCTCGCAAAGGAATGGCTACGGGTCCTCAGAAAGGATGGTTTTTTAATTGTTGAGACACCGGGTCCGTATGGTTACGGTGTTACCAGACTGGGTCAGACGGATATTAAGAGTTCCAAGAATTTGCTCCGTTTGTTTCGTGGGAAAATTCGCAGACTTATTTATTGTGCCGAAGAGAAACCATATCGAATTGCGTATGACGTTACCAATCTGATTCGAATTTTCATTCAGGTCGATAAGGATGGCTGGGGTAATACGGTGAAAGTCGAGCCATTCTCGCGAATTCGTTTCAGAATTTATGAGTTTTGGCGGAGGTATTTCTTACGAGCGCGGCGTAAATTGCATCTTATCGGAATACTCCCGGCAAGAACCTAG
- a CDS encoding class I SAM-dependent methyltransferase: MAAAIIRFVRLLGGRFLIRQINELLRRVTAFTHRIQFLIEWGVQPTPVWFDHFLDQYYLWRKSRTPLGWERGIFGLLAMKEGAKVLELCCGDGFNTYHFYSIRAGSIIALDYDPEAIQFARRHFAAPNVKYNVADIRTSMPSGPFNNIVWDAGIDYLTEQEIDKVMADIKSRLAMDGILSGYTILEFGEGRYLHGNRYDFKSKEDLIRLLSPHFANVRVLETRYPSRHNLYFFAGNSELPFDSYVAKKGGRT, translated from the coding sequence ATGGCCGCGGCAATAATCCGATTTGTACGTCTTCTGGGAGGCCGTTTCCTCATACGGCAAATTAACGAGCTGTTGCGCCGGGTAACGGCTTTCACGCATCGGATCCAATTCCTGATCGAATGGGGCGTGCAACCTACTCCAGTCTGGTTCGATCATTTTCTCGATCAGTACTATTTGTGGCGAAAATCCCGTACGCCCCTGGGTTGGGAGCGGGGGATATTCGGTTTGCTCGCAATGAAGGAGGGCGCAAAGGTTCTGGAGCTGTGTTGCGGGGATGGGTTCAATACCTATCACTTCTATTCAATTCGGGCCGGATCCATCATCGCACTGGATTACGATCCGGAAGCGATTCAATTTGCCAGACGGCATTTTGCAGCCCCGAACGTAAAGTACAACGTCGCCGATATTCGCACTTCAATGCCGTCAGGACCATTCAACAATATCGTCTGGGATGCCGGCATCGACTATCTCACGGAACAGGAAATCGACAAGGTCATGGCCGACATCAAGTCTCGACTGGCTATGGATGGAATATTGAGCGGCTATACGATTCTCGAATTCGGTGAAGGCCGATACCTTCATGGAAACCGGTACGACTTCAAATCCAAGGAAGACCTAATCCGCCTCCTGAGCCCACATTTTGCGAATGTGCGCGTGTTGGAAACAAGATATCCGTCCCGTCACAATCTTTACTTTTTCGCGGGAAACTCAGAGCTACCCTTCGATTCATACGTAGCTAAAAAAGGAGGGCGAACTTAA
- a CDS encoding phytanoyl-CoA dioxygenase family protein codes for MDSDIFNPAFSIRAAVRRLKARFQLVKYAIEWARLLKGALIHALRGETPRTAQQALVNLFVMSQGRTNDFLAWVLSIRHSPYVLPQSSGVLGNLTPQDLAKIQEKLEIDGYYVFENCLPADFCERIVRQTLKANCLVLGDEFVAQPEKVYDRYNRESPYAPKYILTEDDTSDIPEVQQLLSDLSLITVAQNYLKSKPIFTGLSLWWSAPVKNSPDANAAQQFHFDMERIRWLRYFIYLTDVTKYSGPHCFIKGSHRSGAIPAALLKPGYVRQTDETILESFGQEAYREFIGPRGTIVAEDSRGFHKGLMPAKGDRLLLAFEISNSTFGANKRHLIRRIHVPQFGELAKKYPRVYANFDFENSLLI; via the coding sequence ATGGATTCAGATATTTTCAATCCTGCTTTTTCAATTCGAGCCGCCGTACGGCGCTTGAAGGCCAGGTTTCAACTCGTAAAATACGCCATTGAGTGGGCGAGACTCCTCAAAGGGGCACTGATCCATGCTCTTAGAGGAGAAACTCCACGAACAGCACAACAAGCACTTGTAAATCTCTTTGTCATGAGCCAGGGCCGAACAAACGACTTTTTGGCGTGGGTTCTATCAATCAGGCATTCACCTTATGTACTTCCGCAGTCCTCAGGGGTCTTAGGGAATTTAACACCGCAGGATCTCGCCAAAATTCAGGAGAAACTTGAAATCGACGGCTATTACGTTTTTGAGAATTGCCTTCCAGCGGATTTTTGCGAACGGATCGTCCGGCAGACTCTTAAGGCGAATTGCCTCGTCTTAGGAGATGAATTTGTTGCCCAGCCCGAGAAGGTATACGACCGTTACAATCGCGAGTCTCCATATGCACCAAAATACATTCTTACCGAAGACGATACCAGCGATATCCCGGAGGTCCAGCAACTCTTGAGCGATCTATCTTTAATTACAGTTGCACAGAATTATCTGAAATCAAAACCCATTTTTACGGGACTGAGCCTCTGGTGGAGCGCACCGGTCAAGAATTCACCGGATGCCAATGCGGCGCAACAGTTCCACTTCGATATGGAACGAATAAGGTGGCTCAGATATTTCATCTATCTTACCGATGTAACGAAATATAGCGGACCACATTGCTTTATCAAAGGATCTCACCGAAGCGGCGCCATTCCAGCCGCCTTGTTAAAGCCCGGATATGTACGCCAGACCGATGAAACAATTTTGGAGTCTTTTGGTCAGGAAGCTTATCGTGAGTTTATTGGCCCTCGTGGGACAATAGTTGCTGAGGATAGTCGAGGTTTTCATAAAGGGCTCATGCCCGCTAAAGGTGACCGCTTATTGTTGGCTTTTGAGATCTCTAACAGCACTTTTGGCGCTAATAAGCGGCATTTAATTCGACGTATTCATGTTCCGCAGTTTGGCGAGTTGGCGAAGAAATATCCACGCGTTTATGCCAACTTTGACTTTGAAAATAGCTTACTCATCTGA